The DNA sequence TAACTTATCTGGTCGTGGTGACAAAGACATTTTCTCTGTACACGACATTCTTAAAGAGAAAGGAGCATTATAATGGATCGCTATCAATCACTCTTCACTCGCTTAGCTGAAAAGAATCAAGGCGCATTTGTACCATTTGTAACGGTTGGCGATCCTAACCCAGAGCAATCATTGAAGATCATGGAAACACTAGTGGAAGCCGGTGCTGACGCACTTGAACTTGGTATTCCATTCTCTGACCCACTGGCTGATGGTCCAACTATCCAAGGCGCAAACATTCGTGCTTTAGATTCTAAAGTAACGCCAGATGTGTGCTTCGATCTTATTGGTCAAATCCGTGCTAAATACCCAGAGCTACCAATCGGCCTACTGATGTACGCAAACCTGGTTTACGCACGTGGTATAGAAAATTTTTACGAACGCTGCGCAAAAGCAGGTATCGATTCAGTATTGATTGCTGATGTACCAACCAATGAAAGCGGTGAATTTGTTGCTGCAGCTGAAAAGTTTGGCGTTCACCCAATCTTTATTGCTCCACCAACTGCAAGCGATGAAACGCTTCAATCAGTTTCTGAGCTAGGTGGTGGCTACACTTACCTACTTTCTCGCTCAGGCGTAACAGGTGCTGAAACAAAAGCAAACATGCCAGTAACGGCACTGCTTGACCGCTTGAACAAGTTCGACGCGCCACCAGCACTGCTTGGTTTCGGCATCTCGGCTCCTGAACAAGTGAAAGAAGCGATTGTAGCTGGCGCTGCCGGTGCGATTTCTGGCTCAGCCGTTGTGAAAATCATTGAAAACAACGTTGAACAACCAGAAGCAATGCTTAAAGCACTTGCGGAGTTTGTTACGCCAATGAAAGCGGCTACGCAGAAATAATCACTGGTCATTAAATAGAAGCCAGTAATCATTGGTCATTAAATAGAACCTATGATTCAAAATATAAAAAGGCTCCACAACTGTGGAGCCTTTTTATTGCTCTTCATTTAAGCGAATTAGTCATCGGCTTTCATCGCTTTCTTAATTGCAGCCTCATTGAGCGTCGCTTTGATCGGATCGGTTATCTTCTCGACCAGATCGATGGGCATTGGGAATATGATTGTAGAAGTTCGCTCATTCGCTACTTCTGTTAGTGTTTGCATGTAACGCAGCTGAATCGCATTTGGCGCTTGATTAAGAACCTCTGCAGCCTCTTTCAGCTTGGTTGATGCTTCTAGTTCCCCTGTTGCATGGATCACCTTAGCTCGACGTGAACGTTCGGCTTCCGCTTGTTTAGCAAGGGCTCGCACCATACTGTCATCCAGATCAACATGCTTGATCTCGACATTGGCAATCTTGATCCCCCAGTTATCCGTGTGTTGATCCAGTATCGCTTGTAAGTCTCTATTTAACTCTTCTCGTTCAGACAGCAATTCATCCAACTCATGCTGTCCTAATACTGAACGCAGCGTTGTTTGTGACAGTTGACTGGTCGCTTCGAGGTAATTCTCTACGTTATTGATCGCCATCTTCGGATCGAGCACTCGAAAATAGACCACGGCATTCACCTTCACCGACACATTGTCCCGAGTGATCAAATCTTGTGTTGGAACATCCAACACGATAGTTCGTAGATCCACTCGCACAATTTGTTGGATGAAAGGAATGATGATAATTAACCCCGGCCCTTTAACACCGTAAAAGCGCCCAAGGAAAAACACGACTGCACGCTCGTACTCGCGCAGCACTTTGAACATGCTGGCTATCAACAAGATAACGAGCACAATGACAATACCTATAGTGTGTATAAACATAACCGCCCCCTAATAGTAACGATGGCTAAGCAATTAATAATTCAATAACGTTTGTTCTAGCATGCCGCGCTAGCTAGATTTCGATGATGTATCATCGGGCAGCGCCTCAACATCCAAAGATAGCCCCGTCAGCTTGGTCACTCTGATGATCTGCCCCACTTGCAATTCACTCGCACATTTGGCTTGCCAGATCTCACCTTCGACTAGCACGCGCCCCGCACCGGGGAAGCCGCTTATAACTTTGCCCGTGTCACCGACTACCGCTTCCATCCCCGTAGTCACTGGTTTGTTTCTCACTCGGACTAGCATTGATATTGTTACGACGATAAAGGCAACAGAGAACAAACTGATCCCGATAATTAGCGGCAATGCGATTTGATAACCTGGCACTTCAGTATCCATCAACATGATAGAACCGAGCGTAAACGCAGCGACGCCGCCCAAACCGAAGATGCCAAAACTGGGGCTAAAGGCCTCTGCGACCATCAAAGCAATTCCCAATAGAATTAAAGCAAGGCCCGCGTAGCTCACAGGCAGCATTTGTAAGGAGTACATCGCTAATAACAGACAGATACCGCCCAAAACACCCGGTAGCCCGACACCGGGGTTATAGAATTCGAGTAACAAACCGTAAATACCAATCAGCATCAAAATATATGCAACGTTCGGGTTCGTGATCACTGACAGCAAACTAAAGCGCCAGTCTTGTTCTCGCTCGACAAAAGCAACATCACTAAGTTGGACTTCCTGACTGACACCGTTGATTATGACGGTGCGTCCGTTACTCAGTTCAACCAATTGCTGAAGGTCGCTGGCAATAAAATCAATCACGTTATGAGTCAGTGCATTCTCAGAATCCAAACTCGCTGCCTCTCGCACCGCTTTTTCTGCCCACTCTTCATTACGATTATGTAACTTGGCCAAACTGACAATGTAAGCCGCTGCATCATTGATAACTTTCTTCTCCATCGCAGTGGTTGCTTTTACTTGATCTGAATTCTCCTGTTTCGTTTCGTCTTGCTCACTCGCTGACGTGTTGTCATCTTTATTAGCATCGTCCTGAGGAGATAACGGACTAGCAGGCGCTTTGCCACCACCGAGCGACACAGGAGTTGCTGCACCTAGATTAGTTCCGGGCGCCATGGAAGCAACGTGGCTGGCAAGTAAAATATAGGTTCCGGCGCTCGCTGCTCGTGAACCCGCAGGCCCAACCCAAGTTGCTATCGGAATCGGTGATGTGGTGATGGATCGAATAATGTCACGCATCGACGAATCTAACCCGCCAGGCGTGTTCATTTTCAAAATGATGAGCTTTGCTTGCTCATCGTAAGCTTGTTCTATTTCTCTAGTGAGGTAATCACTGGTCGCCGGACCTATCCCTCCGTTCACCTCAATCACCCAGACATCATCGGCCTGAGCGAACACAGAGCTGAACAGCAGAAGAAACGCAAACAAGTACTTCAATATAAAAGTCATAGCCCCTCTCCTTACAACTGAGATGCTAGATAGACGTTTTATTTAAAGCGCAGAGGTAACATCTTGGTAATAAATAGATACCTTAAGCATAGTTCAGGCTAAATTTCACACAACACGTACCTGTGGATTCACCCCAACATAAGCGTTCAAAAAACACTCGCAAATGAAATCAAAATGTTAACAAGACGTTTTCAATACCACCGCTTGTAAATCATTCACAAAATCTCCAGCGAAAAGGCTTTTATAAATTCAACAAATAACATCGCAATAAAAAACCAAGGCAAACGATTGCATTGTTGTGCAAAATCAACAAATGACATTAGACCACCAGTTTTTCAGAGACTTTCACCTCTGCTCATATTGATAAATGTAAAGGATACGTGTAAAACTCGTCGCGAAATATTAATCCAATGGTACATCGTACATTGGTGAGTAGTTCTGGGATTTTTATATTTAGTAGCACAGAGGTTATGGAAGTGTTAAAAGAAAAGAGTTTACTAAGCAACATCGGCGTTCAAGTCGTTATTGCAATGATCATAGGTACCGCTGTCGGTGCAATGATGGGTGACAGCGCAACAATGTTCGCTCCACTGGGCGCAATCTTCATCAATTTAATCAAGATGCTGGTTATTCCTCTAGTCGCAGTTGCCCTAATTTCAGGTGCTGCAGGTCTAGGTAATAGCTCATCGGCAGGTAAAGTTGGTGTGGTTACACTGGGTTACTTTGCACTAACGTCTGCACTTGCTGTAGCACTAGCGCTTGTAATGGGTGAAGTATTCGAACCGGGTCGTGGTATCGATGTTTCTGGCGTTGAAGGTATGTTCTCTTCTGAATACGCTGCGAAAGGCGAACTTCCAACGTTCTGGGCAACCATCACGGGCATGATCCCTACCAACGTTTTCCAATCACTGAACGAAGCTAACATTCTGCAAATTCTCGTTTTCTGCTTATTCTTCGGTATTGCGATTTCTAAACAAGCGAAAGAAAAACGTGACCCAATCATCAATGGCGTAAACGCGATTGTTGACTCTATGGTTTGGATGATCAACAAGGTTATGATCATTGCACCACTTGGCGTATTCGGCCTAATGGCAGAAGCAGTCGGTACATTCGGTTTTGGCGCACTTATGGTCGTGTTCAAGCTGTTCATTGTCTACATTGCTGCGATTCTTATCTTCGGCTTTGTGGCTTACCCACTGATGATTCAAATTTTCACTAAGACTTCAGCTAAGAAGTTCCTAGTGGCAATGAAGAAACCTCAAGCGGTTGCACTATCAACAGCCTCTTCAATGGCGACACTGCCAGTAACAATGGAAACGGTAGAGAAAGAACTTGGTGTTCGCAACTCTACGGCTTCATTCGTTCTGCCACTTGGTGCAACGATCAACATGTCTGGTAACGCAATTTACTACGGCCTAGTTGCTATCTTCTTCGCACAGCTGTTCAACATCGACCTGTCTATGGGCGCTTACGTTGCTATCATCGTAACGTCGACTCTAGGCGCAGTTGGTCAAGCAGGTGTTCCAGGTCCTTCTTTCCTAGTGGTTGCGGTTCTTCTAGCAGCTGGTATCCCTATCGAAGGTCTACCTCTGTTGTTCGCTCTAGACCGTATCTTCGACATGATCCGTACTGCTCTGAACATCACTGGTGATGCAGCATGTGCAGTAATCGTTGATTCTCTAATTGAAGACGAAGCGAAAGAAACTGAGCTACAAAAACAGCAAGCGTAATATTAAGCTTCAGTTTGATTGATAAATAAAACCGCCTTCATGAGGCGGTTTTTTATTAGGTAATGATCGATATTGATTCGGTAAATCTTACCCTTGTAAGGCTAATTGATTAGTCCAAACGCACGAGGCAGAGCCAAACTAATTTCAGGAATAAAAGTAATGGCCAACAGTGTTACGATCAATACGGCACAAAACGGCATGATACTTCTTATAACATTCTCAATCTTGGAGCCACTGACACTACAACCGACAAATAGCGCCGTACCAACGGGTGGCGTTGCAATGCCAATACATAAGTTGAAAATAATCATCATCGCAAAGTGAATTGGATGCATGCCCAAATGCTCAGCAATCGGCATAAAGATAGGGGTAAAGATTAATACGGCAGGCGTAAGATCCATAAACATACCCACAATCAGTAGGATCAGATTCATCAGAATAAAGATGATAATCGGATTATCTGAAATAGAGAGCATCCAATCGCTGATCATGGTTGGCAGACCGGTAAACGCCATTGCCCATGACATGATGGTTGAAGCACCAATCAAGAACAGCATAATGCCAGTAACCTGAACCGTTTCTCTACAAATTATCGAAAAGTGTGCCCATTTGAGGGTTCGGTAACAGAGTGACAGTATAAAAGAGTAAAGAACCGCTATACATGCTCCTTCTGTTGCAGTGAATATACCACCAATAATACCGCCAATAACAACAACAATAAGCCCTAAGCTTGGCGTTGCTTGCCAAACAATATTCAGCACATCTTTTGCTGTGAAGCCGTCATTCGCACTTGTTTTGTAGCCCTTCTTTTTAGCGATAAAATAGGCGACGACCATACAACTTAAACCCATTAAAATACCTGGGACATAACCTGCGATAAACAGCGCCGCTACGGATGTTCCACCCGATACCACTGAAAATACGATCAATGAATTACTCGGCGGTATTAGTAAGCCTGCCGGGCAAGATGCAACGTTTACTGCTGTTGCTAAGTTTTTATCATAACCATCTTTTTCTAATTCTGGGCCTAAGGTTTTACCAACCGCAGCTGCTGCTGCAACGGCTGATCCTGAAACGGCGCCAAACATCATATTGGCGAAGATGTTGACGTGAAAAAGTGAGCCAGGGATCCAACCAACCAAGAGCTTTGCAAGGTTGATAAGCCGACTCGCGATGCCACCCACATTCATTATATTCCCAGCAAGGATAAAGAAAGGGATGGCTAATAAACTGAAACTATCAATACCGGTAATAATTTTTTGACCCGCAGTAATACTGGCGACTTCAAACGGTAAGATGAAATACATGATCGTTAAAGATGACATGGCAATTGCAATCGCAATGGGCATGCTAATCGCGATCATAAATAAGAATAGGCCTAGCAGCCAAACACCAATGGACAAATCCATAATATAGAGTCCTTTTAAAACTTACTTTTTGTTGGGTTCACAAAAAAGATCAAACGTATTCATGACCAAATAGATGAGGATAATAACGGCTGAAATCGGCAATATTGAATAAACCGTCGACATCGGTAATTGCAGTGCTGGAGAGAGTTGTTGTGTGGTTCTTCCCATTAGGGCGATGCCACCTTGAAGCATTGCTAGAAATACAAATGCGCCAGAAATGATATTGATGAGTACATGTAATGCGATATGTGCTTTACCCTTAAGATAACCATCCAATAACGTTATTGCTAAGTGTCCTTTGATACCGAATAAGTAGCTTGCTCCTAATAAGCCAAGCCATACCATCGCATAACGAGCAAGTTCATCAGTCCAGTTACTTGGATCATTCAAAACATAACGACTAAAGACCTGCCAAGTGACAGTAACGACAAGTAACATTAGTGCAAAAGAAGAGACAAAAAGAATCAGCCTATCAAGTAGGTTTCTGAAAGTTGCTAACATGGTGTGATACCTCAAAAAATTTTGCCTTAGCAAAGCCAAGGCAAAATTATATTTTCACTAAGACTGATTAAAGAGCTTCAATTTTTTCAATGAATGGAGCTAGTTTTGGATCTTTTTTCGCCTCATCAATCATAGGTTTAACAGCTGCACGGAAAGGGGCTTTATCAACTTCAACAAACGTTACACCTTCTTTCATTCCTTTCTCTTTGTTCATGTCATCTGTTGCATCCCAGATTTTGATCTGCTCTTCAAGAGACTCAGCAGCAGCTTCTTTTAAGATCTTTTGCTCTTCTGCCGTTAATGAACCCCATTTGTATTCTGAAATGATGATCACGTCAGGTGTCATCATGTGCTGATCCATAGAGTAAAATTTGGCAACTTCACTGTGTTTCATTTCAACTAAGCTAGAAATATTATTTTCAGCACCGTCAATTACGCCTTGTTGCAGCGCCGTGTATACCTCATTGAAAGGTACAGGCGTTGCTTTACCACCTAATAGGTTAACCATTTCCATCATGGTTGGAGAACCCGGAACTCGAACTTTCATACCAGCGAGATCAGCCGGTGAGTTAATGGCTTTTTTAGCGTAGAAGCTACGTGTGCCTGAGTCATAGAACGTAAGACCGATGAAGCCTTTACCTTCACTTGAAAGCAACATCTCTTGTGCTGCTTCACTTCGCATGAACGTTCTCATATGTGGAACGTCACGAAATAAGAAAGGCAGTGCATTAACTTTAAACGTGGGTTCAAAAGATTCGGCTAGCCCACCGTTGATTTTAGCCATATCAATCGCGCCGGTAACAACTTGCTCAGCTTGATCACGTTCAGAGCCTAATTGACCGTTTGGAAAGATCTTAATCGTAAGGTCACCATTCGATTTTTCTTTCACTTTATCAGCCATGATCACCATGCCTTGGTGAGCTGCGCTTTCTAATGACATTGCATGCCCTAAGGTCAAAGTTTTTGCTTGAGCGCCAAATGCCATAAGAATTGAAGCCGCTGCAATCGTCAGTAGGTGTTTTTTCATGTTCTTCTCCAGAATCCATTTTGTAAGAGGTACAGTTTTTATATGCAACGCTACAGCTAAGTTTGAAATCTAACGTTCAATTGCATACCGCTCATAGCAGTAACGTTTCATTACAATATTCTTACCCTATGAATTTTGTATTACAATAATATGTGTATATTTTGTGAGCTAAGGTTTATCTATTGGCTTGTGAACCGAATTGATTGTGATACCAATCATATTTGGCATCAATTGGACCATTAAGTAGTCTAACTTCGGGTTTTTGGGAATTCCGATCACTTCCAACTGCTTTTAGAACAATCTGTTGGCAAAAAATATAATTGCATATTTGTGTTATTTTAAAACCTTGGAGCCATTTTTAGAGCACGAGCAAAGAAGGTCTTATCGATTGAAAAGCGAGTCGTCAACTGCGATTTCTGAGGTGGTAGAGGTGAGGTTTTAGGCTGAGCGTATGGAACAAGAGTGGATAAGCAGGGATAAAGACAACGGTGGGAATCTTACTAGGACGAATTGTTTGTAACAAAAATCCGAGAGCCTCACAGCCCTCGGATATTTTTGGTGGTCTAGTTTTTAGGCTTTAGACGAATTACAAATCAGCGCCATAAATATCAAACGTGAAGTACTTAGCGGCGATCTTGTCGTAAGTACCGTTCGCTCTGATCTCTTCAATCGCGGCATTGAATTGTTTCGCCAGTTTTGAATCCTGCTTTCTTAACGCTAGTGCCGTGCCTTCGCCAATGTAGGCTTTGTCGGTCACTGCTTTGCCTTTGAACTCAAAGCCCTCGCCTTCTTTCTTATCTAAGAAAGCTAATGACAGTTGATCTGAGTTGCCGAAGGTTAGATCTAGACGGCCGTTTTGCAGGTCCAGATAAACTTCATCTTGGCCGGTATAACGCTTAATGTTTGCCACATCGCCAAACTTGTCGGTTACGTAGCGATCGTGAATCGTACCTTGCTGAACACCGATGGTTTTACCTGCTAAGCCTGCCTCATCGACGCTGAACTCGGCGCTCTTAGCAGCAACAAACACGGCTGGTGTTTGGTAATACTTATCGGTGAACAAAATCTTGCGCTTACGCTCTTCGGTAATACGCATTGAAGCCATGATCACATCTGACTTTCTTGCCAGCAAACTTGGAATTAGCGAGTCCCAACTTTGTGAAACCCAAGTACAATCGAGTTTGGCTTGCTCACACAAGGCATCAGCTATCTCAATGTCAAACCCGACAGGCACACCATCACTGTTTTTGTAGTTGAATGGCGGATAGGTAAAGTCTGACGCCAAACGGATTTCTTTCGCCTGTACCGTTGTACCAAGTAAAGCGGCCGCACAAGCGAGTCCTAGTATTATCTTTTTCATCATTGCCATCCTAGATATGATTTTTATCGAGTTGAGATTGAGTTTCTTTATGTTGAGATTGTTGAACTTGTTTGCTTTGTTGATTCTTTTCTAATTCGGTTTGGTAACGTGTAAGTGACGTTATCACTTCTAGCATGCTCTCTTGGCTACCAATACTGATTCGTACACAGTTACGCAAAGCAGGTTCGTGGTTTTGATTCCTTGTCACAATGCCATCCTTCGCCAACACACTGAACACTTGATGCCCAGGTTTTTGACGCAGCAAAATAAAGTTCGTCGATGAAGGGTAAACAGACTCGATGAAATCAAACTGCGTTAACTCACAAGCAAACCAATTACGTAGTTCGACCAGCTTTTGTGTGGCGTCTTGCATCACTGAGACTCGTTCATCAGACAAAGCGTCTAACACGATTTGCGATGAGCAATCCGGCATCGGATAAGGTGGAATCAGCTTCGCAACATACTGCATCACATTTTGACTCGCTAAGATAAAGCCACATCGAACCGCAGCCAGTCCAAACGCCTTAGACAAGGTGCGAATCACTACCAAATGCGGATAACGCTCAATAAGGCCCACCGCTGACGTTTGTGGTTCAAACTCGATATACGCTTCATCGACTACCACTAGAGACTTTCCAATCGTGCCTTCCAGTACCTGAATCAAATCCGATTTAGGAATCACATTACCCGTTGGGTTGTTTGGTGAGCAAAGAAACACGATATTAGTCAACTTCGCTTTGTTCACGATATCAGCGACGTTCAGGCTGAAATCTTGCTGCAATGGAGAGTCCAAGGTATTAATCGCCAATGCATCAGCGCAAAACTCATACATCGCATACGTGGGTGAACAGATAAGTATGTTGTCGCTTGCCGGTTTACAGAATGTTCTGATCAGCAAATCAATCGCTTCATCGGCGCCACGAACGGCAACAGTCGCAGCATCAGTGCCACAGTAATCTTGGTAAGCCTTAGCAATATCTTGTGGTAAGAAGTCTGGGTATCGGTTGTGACTTACTTCTCCTTGAAACAGCGAGCTTTCCAATTCATTGGCGTTTAGCCAGACACGTCCATCACCGCCAATTCTTCTTGCTGATTGATAAGGTATTAATTTTTTTACAGCCTGAGGTACTAAACTATCGATAAAAGATGTCAAGAAGCTATCCCTTTCACAAAATCACAATGTCTTCACCACTGCCTTCATATTCAAAAAATGTGACTTATACACATATTGAATCACAAATGATGATTAAGTATTTACATTCAAACAGAACACTATTGATAAATGAATCGAAATAATCACATAATAGCCATGATAAAAAGTCATAGGTAAAGATATGAATCGCACACTTCCTTCAACTAAAACCTTGCTCGCGTTCTTGTCGACGGCAAGGCATCTCAACTTTACGCGAGCGGCACATGAGCTCAATGTTACGCAAGGTGCAGTAAGTCGTCAGATATTGTCGTTTGAAGAAAGCCTTGGCTGTGATCTCTTCTATCGCCATGCTCGAGGATTGTCTTTAACACCGAAAGGAGAAGAGCTGGTTCCTCTGATACAAGGAACGATTCATCAACTGCAATCGGCTCTCAATCAAGTCGCAAGTTCTCCCTCTAAGATCAAACTCAACGCCCCCAGCTGTATTACCTCTTGGCTGCTACCCAAGTTGATGTCTTTTCAGCAAGCCTACCCTGAAATTGATGTCGAGCTCACGTCGACCATCAAGCACGTTTTTGAACCAAGCTTTGACCCGTTTGACGCCGTAATCACCTATGGTAAGAAACCAAACCAACAATCGATTGTGAGCCAGTTATTATTCAACGAACAGCTGGCTCCGGTCTGCCAGGCGCAAAGCATTACTCAGAGCCATCTTGTAAATAGCGCTTCTACTATCATCAAGCCACACAAGCTCGCTCAATACACTTGGCTACACGCAAACAATGAGCAAAGTGATTGGCGACTATGGTTAGAACACATAGGAAGCCACGACCTTTCAAGTAAGAACAACCAACAATTCGCGACACTTGATCAAGCGATGAATGCAGCCATTCAAGGGTTTGGTATTGCCATAGGCGACATCACGCTAGCAAAACAAGATATTGATTTGGGCAGGTTGGTGAAAGTGAGTGAAGGCAGTGTCTTTTCTGGAAATGGTTACTTCTTGCTGCAGCCTAAGAATCGACAAAATACATCTTTATCTACACTTGTTGATTGGCTTGTCGATTAGCGGCAATCACCGTAGATAGAACCACACTATAAACGGCAGTAGAGCGTCATAATGAGAATTTCATCGTTCTCAAAATGAAACTATTTTATGTCTGTTACGTATTGGTTGTCAGAGAATAGAACGTACCTCGCCTTAACTATTTGAAAAGAAGTTCAATTCTATCTGGTAGGGAAAATGTTCCGTTCAACTAGAGAAAATGGCATTCGAATTGCTTTGTCATAGATAACCCAACCAATATACAGCAGGTTGCAACAGTTTCACTGCAGCTTGTCACGGAGGATAGGCTATGACCTTACAAAGACATACGTATTACGGCTTGATTCACCATGGAATTAAAACCTTATTAATGGACAGAATTGGCCACTTCACAGAGCGTGAATATCACGAATATCTCGACCTAACGACAGGCAAATCGACGTGTTTTGCCATGAGTGAGCAAGAGCTCGAAAACACCTTAGACAGCTTAAAGAGTGAAGGTTACCTTGAAGACATCAAGAAGCTGATACCTCGCTACCAAACCACATCAATGCGATAACGTTATCCAACTCGATGATGAAAAGATCCGACTAGATGGAATTAATTAGCACCCAATTGTCTCGGGCTATTTAGCATCGAGACAGTTTTCGTTAGACTGTCTGCAACTCAACTAACTGGACAGTCAGTGCCACATGAAGCAAATCCTTGATTTCATTCCTCTCATTATTTTCTTTGCGCTGTATAAGATGTATGACATCTACACGGCTACAGGTGCATTGATTGTTGCTTCCGCAGTACAAATCGTTTTGACATACGTCATCTACAAGAAAGTAGAGAAAATGCAGATCATCACATTTCTGATGGTTGCCGTATTTGGTGGCATGACCATTTTCTTGCACGATGACAACTTCATAAAATGGAAAGTAACCATCGTTTACGCCCTGTTTGCTATTGGCTTAACGGTAAGTCACATCATGGGTAAGTCTGCAATTAAAGGCATGCTGGGTAAAGAGATCACACTTCCTGAAGCGGTATGGAGCAAGATCAACTGGGCTTGGACTTTATTCTTTACTCTATGTGCCATTCTCAACGTTTACGTTGCTTTCAGCCTACCCTTGGATGTTTGGGTAAACTTCAAAGTGTTTGGCTTACTGATCGCTACTTTTGCATTTACCTTGCTAACGGGTGTCTACATCTACAAGCATCTACCAAAAGATCAGCATTTGCCAAAAGACCAGCAGAAAGAGTTAACGGATAAAAATACCGACGAGAAGTAACCCTAAGGGATGAGTCCTCATCCCCTTTTTGATACAATTATTATCAATATGCTATTTAACAGTGGCCAATGATACTCGTGATCATTGGCCACTGATTGTTTGTGTTCGGTGAATACGTTAAAAATACGAGCCCCGCAAACACATCTATTTAAATTTAAAACAATCAATACCATTAAGAGTACAACAATGACTATTCAATCAACTTTGAACCCGATTGGTTCTTTACTTCTTCGCACTTTGGCGATGCCTTCTGATACCAATGCAGCAGGCCAGATTTTCGGTGGTTGGATAATGTCTCAGCTCGACCTTGCTGGCGGGATACTGGCGAAAGAGATCTCTAACGGCAAGATAGTCACGGTTTCAGTATCGAGTATCGAGTTCAAACAACCAGTTTCAGTGGGTGATGTGGTATGTGTTTATGGTGACTGCACCAAGATTGGTCGTAGCTCGATGAATATCGACCTAGAAGTATGGGTTAAGCCGGTACTTGATCACGGCATCGGCGATCGTTACAAGGTATGTGGCGCGACATTCAACTACGTTGCTGTAGATGAAAGCGGTAAACCTCGCCCAATCAACAAATAGTCCTTCGACGACCCTATCGCACTTTAAGGTCTTTAGTCGTTTCGATTAAAAATGCTAAAGACCTTCTCACTCTGCCGCACCATTTCACAATTTCTTATCATTAGCTCTTCCAATACCCATTAGTTCGCGTAAATTAGCAAGATAGCGAATTTAAACGCCCTCAATTTAGTGAAGTAAAATAAGGATATCTCAATATGTGGTACGTGATTTTTTCTCAAGACGTCGAAAATTCATTAGAAAAACGCCTAAGTGTTCGCCCACAACATCTAGAACGCCTACAAACACTTCACGATGAAGGCCGCCTTTTGACAGCAGGTCCAATGCCAGCGATTGATTCAGATAACCCTGGTGAAGCGGGCTTCACAGGCTCTACTGTGATTGCTGAATTTAATTCTTTAGACGATGCACAGGCATGGGCAGACGCAGACCCGTACATTGCTGCTGGTGTGTACCAAAATGTGAT is a window from the Vibrio splendidus genome containing:
- the trpA gene encoding tryptophan synthase subunit alpha → MDRYQSLFTRLAEKNQGAFVPFVTVGDPNPEQSLKIMETLVEAGADALELGIPFSDPLADGPTIQGANIRALDSKVTPDVCFDLIGQIRAKYPELPIGLLMYANLVYARGIENFYERCAKAGIDSVLIADVPTNESGEFVAAAEKFGVHPIFIAPPTASDETLQSVSELGGGYTYLLSRSGVTGAETKANMPVTALLDRLNKFDAPPALLGFGISAPEQVKEAIVAGAAGAISGSAVVKIIENNVEQPEAMLKALAEFVTPMKAATQK
- a CDS encoding slipin family protein, with translation MFIHTIGIVIVLVILLIASMFKVLREYERAVVFFLGRFYGVKGPGLIIIIPFIQQIVRVDLRTIVLDVPTQDLITRDNVSVKVNAVVYFRVLDPKMAINNVENYLEATSQLSQTTLRSVLGQHELDELLSEREELNRDLQAILDQHTDNWGIKIANVEIKHVDLDDSMVRALAKQAEAERSRRAKVIHATGELEASTKLKEAAEVLNQAPNAIQLRYMQTLTEVANERTSTIIFPMPIDLVEKITDPIKATLNEAAIKKAMKADD
- a CDS encoding NfeD family protein — its product is MTFILKYLFAFLLLFSSVFAQADDVWVIEVNGGIGPATSDYLTREIEQAYDEQAKLIILKMNTPGGLDSSMRDIIRSITTSPIPIATWVGPAGSRAASAGTYILLASHVASMAPGTNLGAATPVSLGGGKAPASPLSPQDDANKDDNTSASEQDETKQENSDQVKATTAMEKKVINDAAAYIVSLAKLHNRNEEWAEKAVREAASLDSENALTHNVIDFIASDLQQLVELSNGRTVIINGVSQEVQLSDVAFVEREQDWRFSLLSVITNPNVAYILMLIGIYGLLLEFYNPGVGLPGVLGGICLLLAMYSLQMLPVSYAGLALILLGIALMVAEAFSPSFGIFGLGGVAAFTLGSIMLMDTEVPGYQIALPLIIGISLFSVAFIVVTISMLVRVRNKPVTTGMEAVVGDTGKVISGFPGAGRVLVEGEIWQAKCASELQVGQIIRVTKLTGLSLDVEALPDDTSSKSS
- a CDS encoding dicarboxylate/amino acid:cation symporter, producing MVHRTLVSSSGIFIFSSTEVMEVLKEKSLLSNIGVQVVIAMIIGTAVGAMMGDSATMFAPLGAIFINLIKMLVIPLVAVALISGAAGLGNSSSAGKVGVVTLGYFALTSALAVALALVMGEVFEPGRGIDVSGVEGMFSSEYAAKGELPTFWATITGMIPTNVFQSLNEANILQILVFCLFFGIAISKQAKEKRDPIINGVNAIVDSMVWMINKVMIIAPLGVFGLMAEAVGTFGFGALMVVFKLFIVYIAAILIFGFVAYPLMIQIFTKTSAKKFLVAMKKPQAVALSTASSMATLPVTMETVEKELGVRNSTASFVLPLGATINMSGNAIYYGLVAIFFAQLFNIDLSMGAYVAIIVTSTLGAVGQAGVPGPSFLVVAVLLAAGIPIEGLPLLFALDRIFDMIRTALNITGDAACAVIVDSLIEDEAKETELQKQQA
- a CDS encoding TRAP transporter large permease — protein: MDLSIGVWLLGLFLFMIAISMPIAIAIAMSSLTIMYFILPFEVASITAGQKIITGIDSFSLLAIPFFILAGNIMNVGGIASRLINLAKLLVGWIPGSLFHVNIFANMMFGAVSGSAVAAAAAVGKTLGPELEKDGYDKNLATAVNVASCPAGLLIPPSNSLIVFSVVSGGTSVAALFIAGYVPGILMGLSCMVVAYFIAKKKGYKTSANDGFTAKDVLNIVWQATPSLGLIVVVIGGIIGGIFTATEGACIAVLYSFILSLCYRTLKWAHFSIICRETVQVTGIMLFLIGASTIMSWAMAFTGLPTMISDWMLSISDNPIIIFILMNLILLIVGMFMDLTPAVLIFTPIFMPIAEHLGMHPIHFAMMIIFNLCIGIATPPVGTALFVGCSVSGSKIENVIRSIMPFCAVLIVTLLAITFIPEISLALPRAFGLIN
- a CDS encoding TRAP transporter small permease; protein product: MLATFRNLLDRLILFVSSFALMLLVVTVTWQVFSRYVLNDPSNWTDELARYAMVWLGLLGASYLFGIKGHLAITLLDGYLKGKAHIALHVLINIISGAFVFLAMLQGGIALMGRTTQQLSPALQLPMSTVYSILPISAVIILIYLVMNTFDLFCEPNKK